The window TGTTTTTACTTTATCTTAGTAATAAGGTTAATCCAACAGGAGTTATAATGACCATTTTCGAAGCCTTGATCCTGGGTGTAGTTCAGGGGATAACTGAATTCCTGCCTGTGAGCAGTTCGGGGCATTTGGTTTTGCTTCAAAAAATATTCGGAATTACCGAGTCGGCTCTGCTTTTTGACACCATGGTTCACGTTGGAACCCTTGTTGCGGTGTTCGCAGTGCTCTGGAAGGATATTTGGGCTATACTAAAGCGTATTTTTCAGCCTTTGACCCTCTATTTGATTATCGCTACCCTTCCTGCAGTGGTTTTTGCCCTCCTGTTCAAGGATAAAATCGAAGGAGCCTTCGCTTCGGGGGGCTTTTTGGGTTTTGCCTTCCTTGCAACGTCGATCTTGCTGGTGGCTTCCGAGCTTCTTTTCCGCAGGGCCGGACCAAACAAGGCGGGAGAAGGCGGAAAACCCCGAACCCGCGAGTCCATGACCTGGCTTGACGCCCTGATCATAGGCCTACTCCAGGCTGTCGCCATTATCCCTGGTGTTTCCCGCTCCGGCTCCACCCTTTCAGGTGCACTTTCCCGCAAGCTGGATCGCGATTTCGCCGCACGTTTTTCCTTCCTCCTTTCGATTCCGGCAATCCTTGGCGCCCTGGTGCTCCAGGTGAAGGATTTGGCGGGGGGCGCGCCTGCCGGGGCAAGCGCGGACGGGGGTATTGGCGTCGGCGCCATTGCAGCGGGAACCATAGCTGCCGCGATAGTGGGATTTTTCTCGGTACGGTTTATGCTCAAGATCGTGAAGGAACGTTCGCTGTTTGGGTTTGCGGCGTATACTGCGGCGCTGGGGGTTTTAGTACTGGTTGACCAGTTTGGGACC is drawn from Leadbettera azotonutricia ZAS-9 and contains these coding sequences:
- a CDS encoding undecaprenyl-diphosphate phosphatase, with protein sequence MTIFEALILGVVQGITEFLPVSSSGHLVLLQKIFGITESALLFDTMVHVGTLVAVFAVLWKDIWAILKRIFQPLTLYLIIATLPAVVFALLFKDKIEGAFASGGFLGFAFLATSILLVASELLFRRAGPNKAGEGGKPRTRESMTWLDALIIGLLQAVAIIPGVSRSGSTLSGALSRKLDRDFAARFSFLLSIPAILGALVLQVKDLAGGAPAGASADGGIGVGAIAAGTIAAAIVGFFSVRFMLKIVKERSLFGFAAYTAALGVLVLVDQFGTHLFF